A DNA window from Ignavibacteriales bacterium contains the following coding sequences:
- a CDS encoding acyl-CoA dehydrogenase family protein — translation MTKFTGLDYYEIDGLLTEEEILVRNTVREFTEEQILPIIEKNYRIGTFPMDLIPKMADLGMFGSTLPAKYGCAEMNNVAYGLVMQELERGDSGIRSFASVQSALVMYPIYTFGSEKQKDYWLPKLATGESIGCFGLTEPDYGSNPGGMITTAQDKGDHYLLNGAKMWITNGTIADVAVVWAKLNGKVHGFLVEKGTPGFSAPEMIGKHSLRASVTSELIFQDVKIPKENIFPKTDGLKSPLMCLNQARYGIAWGAIGSAMASYNAALDYSKSRIQFGKPIASFQMTQEKLVFMITEITKAQLLCLQLGRLKDKQTLRFPQVSLAKRNNVHVALEIARMAREILGANGILDEYPVMRHMANLESVKTYEGTHEMHTLIVGEDITGIQAFT, via the coding sequence ATGACAAAATTTACTGGTCTGGACTATTATGAAATCGACGGCTTACTTACAGAGGAAGAAATCCTCGTTCGTAATACGGTGCGCGAATTTACCGAAGAGCAAATTCTTCCCATCATCGAGAAAAATTACCGTATCGGAACATTTCCCATGGATCTCATTCCAAAGATGGCTGATCTTGGAATGTTCGGTTCAACTCTACCCGCGAAGTATGGCTGCGCGGAAATGAATAATGTTGCCTACGGTCTGGTGATGCAGGAATTAGAACGCGGCGATAGCGGCATACGCAGTTTCGCTTCGGTGCAAAGTGCATTGGTTATGTATCCTATCTACACTTTCGGCTCCGAGAAGCAAAAAGATTATTGGCTACCCAAATTAGCAACCGGTGAGAGTATTGGTTGCTTCGGATTAACTGAGCCCGATTATGGATCGAATCCCGGGGGTATGATAACAACGGCACAGGATAAAGGTGATCATTATCTTTTGAATGGTGCGAAGATGTGGATTACGAACGGAACAATCGCCGACGTCGCGGTCGTTTGGGCGAAGCTGAACGGGAAAGTACATGGTTTTTTGGTTGAAAAAGGTACACCCGGATTTTCCGCGCCCGAGATGATCGGAAAACATTCGCTTCGTGCCTCGGTTACTTCCGAACTGATTTTTCAGGATGTTAAAATTCCAAAAGAAAATATTTTCCCCAAAACGGATGGATTGAAATCTCCGCTCATGTGTCTGAATCAAGCTCGGTACGGAATTGCATGGGGAGCGATCGGCTCTGCAATGGCGAGTTACAACGCCGCACTCGATTATTCAAAGAGTAGAATCCAATTTGGAAAACCGATTGCATCATTCCAGATGACACAGGAAAAATTAGTCTTCATGATTACCGAAATTACCAAGGCACAACTTCTTTGTCTCCAACTCGGTAGATTGAAGGATAAGCAGACCCTCCGATTTCCGCAGGTATCGCTCGCAAAAAGAAATAATGTTCATGTGGCACTTGAAATAGCACGTATGGCCCGCGAGATTTTAGGCGCTAACGGAATACTCGATGAATATCCGGTCATGCGCCACATGGCAAATCTAGAATCTGTCAAAACATATGAAGGCACACACGAGATGCATACTTTGATTGTGGGTGAAGATATTACGGGGATACAGGCGTTCACATGA
- a CDS encoding aminopeptidase P family protein, producing MKQEYVFLRKRLHSLREILTSMNLDCFLITFQPHLRYITGFSGSSGLAMVTRSGAYIITDGRYATQIRNQTHGWKIFITSQDLFEALRDTKLLRPHMRIGFDGNTLVFSQFKRLKNIFPKIIFLPKADAIERIAIRKDETEITAIKHAAEITDRVFTEILQILKPGVSELDIAAEISYRHKIHGAEGDAFPSIVASGHRSALPHGLASENKIKKGDLVTLDFGSIYCGYHCDMTRTVGIGSLPAKAKKIYQVVLDAQMNAIEFATSDKTAKEVDHVARQHITKSGFGKYFRHSLGHGIGLQIHEQPRLSVLSKAVLQPGNVVTIEPGIYIPDFGGVRIEDDIVITNGYPEILNKSPKELIIL from the coding sequence ATGAAACAGGAATATGTTTTTCTAAGGAAGCGTTTACATTCACTCCGGGAAATTCTTACATCGATGAATCTCGATTGCTTCTTGATCACCTTTCAACCGCATCTCAGATACATTACAGGTTTTTCAGGTTCAAGCGGACTTGCTATGGTTACCCGATCGGGTGCATATATCATCACGGATGGGAGGTACGCTACTCAGATTCGAAATCAAACTCACGGTTGGAAAATATTTATCACCTCTCAAGATCTGTTCGAAGCGTTGAGAGATACTAAGTTATTACGCCCGCACATGCGAATCGGTTTCGATGGGAATACGTTGGTTTTTTCTCAATTCAAGCGATTGAAAAATATATTTCCAAAGATTATATTTTTACCGAAAGCTGATGCTATAGAGCGGATTGCGATCCGGAAGGATGAAACCGAAATTACCGCCATTAAACACGCGGCTGAAATTACAGATCGGGTTTTCACTGAAATTTTGCAAATTCTTAAACCGGGCGTGAGTGAACTCGATATCGCTGCCGAGATATCATACCGTCATAAAATACACGGCGCCGAAGGTGACGCTTTTCCATCTATAGTTGCAAGCGGACATAGAAGCGCCTTGCCTCACGGACTAGCATCTGAAAATAAAATTAAAAAAGGCGATCTGGTCACTTTAGATTTTGGTTCTATTTATTGCGGTTATCACTGTGATATGACAAGAACGGTTGGAATCGGTTCTCTGCCGGCAAAAGCAAAAAAAATATATCAGGTTGTTCTCGATGCCCAAATGAATGCAATCGAATTTGCAACATCCGATAAAACCGCAAAAGAAGTAGATCATGTCGCCCGTCAGCATATCACAAAATCCGGATTCGGAAAATATTTCAGACATTCGTTAGGACATGGAATCGGACTTCAAATTCATGAACAACCGCGACTTTCGGTCCTGAGCAAAGCGGTACTTCAACCGGGAAATGTAGTTACGATAGAACCCGGAATTTACATACCCGATTTCGGCGGTGTCCGAATCGAAGACGATATTGTTATTACAAACGGTTACCCGGAGATTCTGAATAAATCTCCGAAAGAATTAATAATCTTATAA
- a CDS encoding response regulator: MAEKSRILVVDDEEALRTVLSSELVNAGYEVDTASDGDDAISVVQNKRFNLVLLDIKMPKVDGFEVLKFIKKNLPTTKVIMLTGFADLKNAIESKKHGAEDFVSKPYDLVDLLTTIERVLTE; encoded by the coding sequence ATGGCAGAAAAAAGTCGCATCTTAGTTGTCGATGATGAAGAAGCTCTCCGTACCGTATTAAGCAGCGAACTTGTGAATGCGGGTTATGAGGTTGATACAGCATCGGATGGTGATGATGCGATATCGGTAGTTCAAAATAAGAGATTCAATCTTGTACTGCTCGATATCAAGATGCCCAAAGTTGACGGCTTCGAGGTTTTAAAGTTCATCAAAAAGAATTTGCCCACTACGAAAGTTATAATGCTCACCGGCTTTGCCGATCTGAAGAACGCTATCGAATCTAAAAAGCATGGAGCCGAAGATTTTGTTAGTAAACCGTACGATCTTGTTGACCTACTGACAACGATCGAACGGGTGTTAACAGAATAA
- a CDS encoding sigma-54-dependent Fis family transcriptional regulator: MAQRYKILIVDDEVALITLLKEELQDAGGYEVDLAFDGVEAINLIQKSLYDVVLLDMKMPRVDGREVLKFIQENSPTTHVIILSQYADIKMAVETTKLGASEVLGKPYDIDQVEQTIERAIERKKLSIDNKLLQTELSRKAGTTEIIGSSQVMQHIIENATKVAQSDSIVLITGPSGTGKELIANLIHRASPRADRPFVPVNCSSIPDTLLESELFGHEKGAFTNAYTAKPGLVEVANGGTLFLDEVGDISPIIQPKLLRFLETGDFRRVGGTNELRVNVRVLSATNKNLQEESRAGRFREDLLYRLNVITIKMPSLREHREDIPLLVEHFLKKKSKSKEPKRLTDDALKVLMAYDWHGNVRELEHVIEGTIILSPNQLIEAKDLSLADRQIESTSESLSITSLEQQHIEKVLKMYGGNRKKTAEALGISEKGLYLKIKEYGIDVD, encoded by the coding sequence ATGGCTCAGCGGTACAAAATTCTTATCGTTGATGATGAAGTAGCTCTGATAACGTTATTGAAAGAGGAACTGCAGGATGCGGGCGGTTACGAAGTAGATCTTGCATTCGACGGTGTTGAAGCCATCAATCTCATTCAAAAATCTCTCTACGATGTGGTGCTTCTCGACATGAAGATGCCGCGCGTTGACGGCAGGGAAGTTCTTAAATTCATTCAGGAAAATTCTCCCACCACGCATGTAATCATTTTATCTCAGTATGCCGATATAAAGATGGCGGTTGAAACAACAAAACTTGGCGCTTCCGAAGTCCTGGGCAAACCGTATGATATAGATCAGGTTGAACAGACTATTGAACGGGCGATCGAGCGTAAGAAACTTTCCATCGATAATAAGCTGCTACAAACCGAGCTTTCGCGCAAAGCTGGAACAACTGAAATAATCGGATCAAGCCAGGTGATGCAGCACATCATAGAGAACGCAACGAAAGTTGCGCAGAGCGATTCAATTGTTCTTATCACGGGCCCAAGCGGAACGGGAAAAGAATTAATTGCCAATCTAATTCATCGTGCAAGCCCCCGCGCCGATAGACCGTTTGTGCCGGTGAACTGTTCTTCAATTCCCGATACATTGTTGGAGAGTGAACTTTTCGGGCACGAAAAAGGCGCCTTCACAAATGCTTATACAGCTAAACCGGGATTAGTAGAAGTTGCAAACGGCGGTACACTATTTCTTGATGAAGTTGGAGATATAAGTCCGATTATTCAACCCAAACTTCTTCGATTTCTCGAGACCGGAGATTTCAGAAGAGTTGGCGGTACAAATGAATTGCGCGTGAATGTGAGAGTTCTATCTGCAACCAATAAAAATCTTCAGGAAGAATCCCGCGCCGGGCGATTTCGCGAGGATTTGCTTTATCGACTCAACGTGATAACGATAAAAATGCCTTCACTGCGCGAGCACCGCGAAGATATTCCTCTGCTTGTAGAACACTTCCTGAAGAAAAAATCGAAATCAAAAGAGCCCAAAAGATTAACCGATGATGCGTTGAAAGTTTTAATGGCGTACGATTGGCACGGGAACGTACGCGAGCTGGAACACGTGATTGAAGGAACAATAATCCTTTCGCCAAATCAATTGATCGAGGCGAAAGATTTATCTTTGGCAGACCGACAGATCGAATCGACATCAGAATCACTCTCCATCACTTCATTAGAACAACAGCACATCGAAAAAGTTTTGAAAATGTATGGCGGAAACAGAAAAAAAACCGCCGAGGCGCTCGGCATCAGTGAAAAAGGTTTGTACCTCAAGATTAAAGAGTACGGTATAGATGTAGATTAG
- a CDS encoding glycosyltransferase, whose amino-acid sequence MTDSSVKLRNVLVIAYYFPPMGLSGVQRTLKFVKYLPQFGWQPTVLTVTPTGYYAHDYTLLEELHPHHVEIERMGSLDPNRLFRKKGVVKLPSEFWRKIFSFLSDCFFIPDNKIGWKRQAMKKADELFAKKNFDVIFATAPPFTDFIIGTELHKKYNKPLVIDYRDPWHDYPYKYYPTPLHKLFNYKLEKKTLRASARILVTNRRTKELILKRYKFLEYGDITILSQGYDPADLTTDPKIHIDKSNRMRIAHAGVFYADRTPRYMLEAMKNLFHLKPELKNQIELYLIGTLQDEFVKLIHKYGLEGNVVTTGYLDHAHCIHHLKVSDVLWLTLNNDTQSPGKLYEYLGLMKPVLGCLPDGFVSQTLKEAGGALIVPPDDVNKIQSALTQLYDMYKSKKMIAPPKDIVAKYDRIDLTNELSKMFGFLVNE is encoded by the coding sequence GTGACTGATTCATCTGTAAAATTAAGAAATGTACTTGTGATCGCTTATTATTTCCCGCCGATGGGTTTGAGCGGTGTGCAACGCACGCTGAAATTTGTGAAATATCTTCCTCAGTTCGGCTGGCAGCCCACCGTGTTAACCGTTACTCCAACCGGATATTACGCTCACGATTATACACTGTTAGAAGAGTTGCATCCTCATCATGTTGAGATAGAAAGGATGGGTTCACTCGATCCCAACCGATTGTTCCGGAAAAAAGGTGTTGTGAAGTTGCCTTCGGAATTCTGGCGGAAAATATTTTCATTTTTAAGCGATTGCTTTTTTATACCGGATAATAAAATAGGGTGGAAGAGACAGGCGATGAAAAAAGCCGACGAATTGTTCGCGAAGAAAAATTTCGATGTTATTTTCGCAACAGCGCCACCGTTTACGGATTTCATCATCGGGACCGAGCTTCATAAAAAATACAACAAACCGCTAGTGATCGATTATCGCGATCCGTGGCACGATTACCCGTACAAATATTATCCCACTCCATTACATAAATTATTCAATTATAAATTGGAGAAAAAGACTCTGCGTGCAAGTGCCCGTATTCTGGTTACCAACCGGCGGACAAAAGAATTGATCCTCAAACGGTATAAATTTTTAGAATACGGCGACATAACGATTTTATCGCAGGGATACGATCCGGCAGATCTCACAACCGATCCGAAAATACATATCGATAAGTCAAATCGGATGCGTATCGCTCATGCGGGAGTATTCTATGCCGACAGAACTCCCAGATACATGTTGGAGGCGATGAAAAATTTATTCCATTTAAAACCTGAGTTAAAAAATCAGATCGAGCTTTATTTGATCGGAACGCTACAAGATGAATTTGTGAAGCTAATACACAAATACGGGCTCGAGGGAAATGTGGTAACAACAGGTTATCTGGATCATGCGCATTGTATTCATCATTTGAAGGTCTCCGATGTACTTTGGCTTACTTTAAATAACGATACTCAATCGCCGGGCAAGCTGTATGAATATCTTGGGCTTATGAAACCTGTTTTGGGCTGTCTGCCGGATGGATTTGTCAGTCAAACTCTTAAAGAAGCAGGTGGTGCATTGATAGTACCCCCGGACGATGTAAACAAAATACAATCCGCGCTAACACAATTATATGATATGTATAAATCGAAAAAAATGATTGCTCCCCCAAAAGATATCGTTGCTAAATATGACCGCATCGACCTGACAAATGAACTTTCTAAAATGTTTGGTTTTTTGGTGAACGAATGA
- the guaB gene encoding IMP dehydrogenase, which produces MANKKFIGEAITFDDVLLVPQKSSVLPRDVDVTTKLSRNIILNIPLVSAAMDTVTESKTAIALAREGGIGIIHKNMSIDEQSTQVDQVKRYESGMILDPITMRSDQTVGDALILMSKYQISGIPIVDEIGKLIGIVTNRDLRFEPNRKLKVSKLMTSRGLITAPLGTTIEKAEQLLQKYRIEKLPVVDKANKLRGLFTFKDIQKKKHHPNACKDKHGRLRVGAAVGVTIDTIDRVRALVKSGVDVVIIDTAHGHSRGVIEMVKRVKKEFGTLELVAGNVGTAEGTRDLIRAGVDAVKIGIGPGSICTTRIIAGVGVPQVTAIYECAKIASRSRIPLIADGGIKQTGDIAKAIAAGADSVMIGGLFAGVDESPGEKVLYEGRSYKIYRGMGSIESMKKGSSDRYFQDAEEGLPKLVPEGIEGRVPYKGELVDTVLQMIGGLRAAMGYCGCKNINEMKRKTQFIKMSEAGLRESHPHDISITKEAPNYHI; this is translated from the coding sequence ATGGCAAATAAAAAATTTATCGGTGAAGCAATAACGTTCGACGACGTTCTGCTTGTCCCACAGAAATCAAGCGTACTGCCGCGGGATGTTGATGTAACAACAAAGTTAAGCAGGAATATCATTTTGAATATTCCACTTGTATCTGCGGCTATGGATACGGTAACAGAATCGAAGACAGCAATCGCGCTCGCACGCGAAGGCGGCATCGGTATCATACATAAAAATATGAGTATCGATGAGCAATCAACACAAGTTGACCAAGTTAAAAGATATGAAAGCGGTATGATTCTCGATCCGATTACGATGCGGTCGGATCAAACTGTGGGAGATGCGCTGATTCTTATGAGCAAATATCAAATTTCAGGAATTCCTATCGTCGATGAAATTGGGAAATTAATCGGAATTGTAACTAACCGTGATTTGCGATTCGAACCGAACCGGAAATTAAAAGTGTCGAAGCTAATGACAAGCCGGGGTCTCATTACCGCACCTCTCGGAACTACGATAGAAAAAGCTGAACAACTTTTGCAGAAGTATAGAATTGAAAAGTTACCCGTTGTTGATAAAGCGAATAAATTGCGCGGGCTTTTCACCTTCAAAGATATTCAAAAGAAAAAACATCATCCTAATGCCTGCAAAGATAAGCACGGAAGATTGCGTGTTGGTGCCGCTGTTGGAGTTACAATTGATACAATTGACCGCGTTAGGGCTTTAGTGAAATCCGGGGTTGATGTTGTCATCATCGATACCGCGCATGGTCATTCGCGTGGTGTAATTGAAATGGTGAAGCGCGTGAAGAAAGAATTCGGCACACTTGAATTGGTAGCCGGTAATGTTGGGACTGCAGAAGGAACGCGCGATCTGATAAGAGCGGGAGTGGATGCGGTGAAAATCGGGATTGGACCCGGTTCTATCTGTACAACACGGATAATTGCCGGTGTAGGCGTTCCGCAGGTAACGGCTATTTATGAATGCGCGAAAATTGCATCGCGTTCAAGGATTCCTCTTATCGCGGATGGCGGGATTAAACAGACAGGAGATATCGCAAAAGCAATTGCGGCAGGTGCCGATTCGGTGATGATAGGGGGTCTGTTTGCAGGTGTTGATGAAAGTCCTGGAGAAAAAGTTTTATACGAAGGGCGCAGTTATAAAATTTACAGGGGAATGGGTTCAATAGAATCGATGAAAAAAGGAAGCAGCGACAGATATTTCCAGGATGCCGAAGAAGGATTGCCTAAATTAGTGCCCGAAGGGATTGAAGGTAGAGTTCCGTATAAAGGTGAATTAGTCGACACGGTGCTTCAAATGATTGGTGGTTTGCGTGCAGCGATGGGTTATTGCGGATGCAAGAATATAAATGAGATGAAAAGAAAAACTCAATTTATTAAAATGTCTGAAGCAGGTTTGCGTGAAAGTCATCCTCACGATATTTCAATAACCAAAGAAGCTCCAAATTATCATATTTAA